In Bacteroidota bacterium, one DNA window encodes the following:
- a CDS encoding T9SS type A sorting domain-containing protein has product MSHAQLSGFDPACFFPQFGVPDEYDTIMGSKAYQHLGDNLRTLPPLKGQSYSRLLMSGIPKHSPFISSIETGPNFDLHHLNVTKDYSSTVYQWPNDGAGNRYTFGHFHNSSQLDMMAYAGYGYSAVIYWADENGEYDSSRSTILAPDRMDTLVFPGESDLFMPFVGHLSSDTVDDAIVALTVFPSRQAHPYVLAHFRGGEQLYQSGKRAMWNDTAQWTGRVGTDSTHRTYGARTQTISADFRGVGRNDCVATDDWGNFFYYRNDPPFNIRTFEQAIERDTLLRYDTYSLYQQPFPLGYSTPVSFLAMQAFPKKNGDRSFDLLSAPSVGSDSESRSGICLFRGGPNFGDKRLYYDSADYLIRHPGYYDFNFVGIQGWPGTGGNLGDLTGTGNNVLVTGGGVLGSGFLAFYVTGTALDDQIDMFSSYLHGAGWYDTIRASSKDIPMFIKSTPWAESSEQSGNGIYETGGVQLLRGASKIPVRENPKWSAVKTPVTDNGHIEVFPNPASKFMNVSFTSASSEQVVFTLYDILGRMVFAEHRMILDGRQTMHLDLPILAAGTYELIVAGAHVSQRSKLVVTQQ; this is encoded by the coding sequence GTGAGCCATGCGCAACTCTCGGGGTTCGATCCCGCATGTTTTTTCCCGCAGTTCGGGGTGCCCGATGAGTACGATACCATTATGGGGTCGAAGGCGTACCAACATCTTGGTGACAATCTCCGTACCCTGCCACCACTCAAAGGTCAGTCGTACAGCCGATTGTTGATGAGCGGGATCCCGAAGCACAGTCCGTTCATTTCATCGATCGAGACAGGACCGAACTTCGATCTCCACCATTTGAATGTGACGAAGGATTACAGTTCAACTGTCTATCAGTGGCCAAACGACGGTGCGGGTAACCGATACACGTTCGGTCACTTCCACAATTCTTCACAGTTGGACATGATGGCGTATGCAGGGTATGGTTATTCTGCGGTGATCTATTGGGCCGACGAGAATGGTGAGTATGACTCCAGTCGTTCAACGATCCTTGCACCGGACCGCATGGATACTCTTGTCTTCCCCGGTGAAAGTGACCTCTTCATGCCGTTCGTAGGGCATCTATCATCGGATACGGTAGATGATGCGATCGTCGCATTGACGGTCTTTCCATCCAGACAAGCACACCCATATGTTCTGGCACACTTCAGAGGCGGTGAGCAACTCTATCAGAGCGGCAAGAGGGCCATGTGGAACGACACTGCACAGTGGACCGGTCGGGTGGGTACCGATAGCACCCATAGAACCTACGGAGCACGCACGCAAACAATTTCCGCCGACTTTCGAGGTGTAGGAAGAAACGATTGCGTAGCCACTGACGACTGGGGTAATTTTTTCTACTACCGCAACGATCCTCCATTCAATATCCGGACGTTTGAACAGGCGATCGAACGAGATACCCTGCTCCGATATGACACATACTCCCTCTACCAACAGCCATTCCCCCTCGGCTATAGTACTCCGGTGAGCTTTCTTGCCATGCAAGCCTTCCCAAAGAAGAATGGCGATCGTTCGTTCGATCTGCTTTCGGCGCCGAGCGTTGGCAGTGACAGCGAGTCGCGCAGTGGCATTTGCCTCTTCCGCGGTGGCCCAAACTTCGGTGATAAGAGGTTATACTATGATTCGGCCGATTACCTGATCCGCCATCCGGGATATTATGATTTCAATTTCGTCGGGATTCAAGGGTGGCCTGGGACGGGTGGAAATCTCGGGGATCTTACCGGGACCGGAAATAATGTTCTTGTTACGGGTGGTGGGGTGTTAGGCTCTGGATTCTTAGCATTCTATGTCACTGGCACAGCATTGGATGACCAGATCGATATGTTTTCTTCCTATTTGCACGGAGCCGGTTGGTATGACACTATCAGAGCATCGAGCAAAGATATCCCGATGTTCATCAAGAGTACCCCATGGGCTGAGTCGAGTGAACAATCAGGAAATGGTATCTATGAGACTGGCGGCGTCCAGTTGCTGCGCGGAGCAAGCAAAATACCAGTTCGAGAGAATCCGAAATGGAGTGCTGTCAAGACGCCGGTCACCGATAACGGTCATATAGAGGTATTCCCGAATCCGGCTTCGAAGTTTATGAATGTCTCGTTCACGAGCGCATCGTCCGAGCAGGTGGTCTTTACACTGTACGATATTCTTGGCAGGATGGTCTTCGCCGAGCATCGAATGATACTCGACGGCAGGCAGACGATGCATCTCGATCTGCCGATACTTGCGGCGGGGACGTATGAGCTGATCGTTGCGGGTGCACACGTTTCTCAGCGCAGCAAGTTGGTTGTGACGCAGCAGTGA
- a CDS encoding HlyC/CorC family transporter, which translates to MDIFIGLLLVALFVALNGFFVAAEFAIIKVRGAQLGELLKRNDRRAKELEQIIAHLDRYLSATQVGITLISLALGWLGEPVMTALVHPIFSFVAPNSEISHTLSAVIGFTLLTSVHIIFGELLPKSLAINFEKKVALSVSRPLKWFYTLFRYPIRLLNLAFVGISKLIGLPTTIGGEAQTEEELRHAILDSAKRGVVSETESEMIESVFEFSETAIREIMVHRSDVVGIDIESDPRDLFRIIESEGFSRLPVFRGSLDEVLGVLYVKDLLPNFSQLERLTIPSQNASAEFVKLIERVMRPAKYVSETQPISELMREFRRSRTHIAIVVSEHGGVEGIVTLEDILEELVGEIQDESDVPADERNVIEIGDAIYIDPSMNVTDFNERFHDRYPSIPESPDYQTISGFIQKESGRIPNVGDVIEAGGMRFIVKRKLRHRLEQVKIEQVAGATTSV; encoded by the coding sequence ATGGATATATTCATAGGCCTGCTGCTGGTGGCGCTGTTCGTGGCGCTCAATGGGTTCTTTGTGGCGGCGGAGTTTGCCATTATCAAAGTACGCGGCGCGCAGCTTGGCGAATTGCTCAAGCGCAACGACCGGCGCGCCAAAGAACTCGAGCAGATCATCGCGCATCTCGACCGCTACCTCAGCGCGACACAGGTCGGCATCACGCTCATCTCGCTTGCCCTCGGCTGGCTGGGCGAACCCGTCATGACCGCTCTGGTACATCCGATCTTCTCGTTCGTCGCACCGAACTCCGAGATTTCGCACACCCTCAGCGCCGTCATCGGCTTTACGCTCCTGACATCGGTGCACATCATCTTCGGCGAACTGCTGCCGAAGTCGCTCGCGATCAATTTTGAGAAGAAGGTCGCGCTGTCGGTCTCGCGACCGCTGAAGTGGTTCTATACGCTCTTTCGGTATCCGATCCGATTGCTCAATCTTGCCTTCGTCGGCATCTCGAAGCTCATCGGCTTGCCGACAACCATCGGCGGCGAAGCGCAGACCGAAGAAGAGCTTCGCCATGCCATACTCGACTCCGCGAAGCGCGGCGTCGTCAGCGAGACGGAATCCGAGATGATCGAATCGGTCTTCGAGTTCAGCGAGACGGCCATTCGCGAGATCATGGTCCACCGCTCGGATGTGGTCGGTATCGACATCGAGTCGGACCCGCGCGATCTGTTCCGCATCATCGAGTCTGAAGGATTTTCACGGTTGCCAGTGTTTCGCGGCTCGCTCGACGAAGTGCTCGGTGTGCTGTACGTAAAAGATCTGCTGCCGAACTTCAGCCAGCTCGAGCGGCTCACAATCCCGAGCCAAAATGCCAGCGCCGAGTTTGTCAAGCTGATCGAGCGCGTGATGCGCCCGGCGAAGTATGTTAGCGAGACGCAGCCGATCTCGGAGTTGATGCGCGAATTCCGTCGCTCCCGGACCCACATCGCCATTGTCGTCAGCGAACATGGGGGTGTCGAGGGAATCGTCACACTCGAAGATATTCTCGAAGAGTTGGTCGGCGAGATTCAGGACGAGTCGGACGTACCTGCCGACGAACGAAACGTCATCGAGATCGGCGATGCGATCTATATCGATCCGAGCATGAATGTAACAGATTTCAATGAACGATTCCACGACCGCTACCCGAGCATTCCGGAAAGTCCCGATTACCAAACGATCTCCGGGTTCATTCAAAAGGAATCGGGCCGCATTCCGAATGTTGGCGACGTCATCGAAGCCGGCGGCATGCGGTTCATCGTGAAACGAAAACTGCGCCACCGTCTCGAACAGGTAAAAATCGAGCAGGTCGCCGGCGCCACCACGAGCGTATGA